The following coding sequences lie in one Azospirillum humicireducens genomic window:
- the hrpB gene encoding ATP-dependent helicase HrpB → MSKPAFPALPPLPIDPVLPALLEALDRRGTAVLQAPPGAGKTTRVPLALLEAGWLKGRKILVLEPRRLAARAAARRMASMLGEAVGETVGYRVRLDTKVGPKTRIEVVTDGLFLRQLQEDPELPAVGAVLFDEFHERGIDSDLALALVQEARGALRDDLRLVVMSATLDAAPVAALLADADGPAAMVTSEGRAYPVETRHLDAPSQGTRIEDAVAAAVRRALREEPGNALVFLPGVGEIRRVQSLLDQSDLGPNTIIAPLYGDLSAEAQDRAISPTPPGQRKIVLATSIAETSLTIEGIRIVVDSGLMRVPRFDPRGGMTRLATVKVSQASAEQRRGRAGRLEPGVCYRLWPEATHKALAPFTTPEIADADLAPLALELAVWGVSDPASLSWLDQPPAAAMAQARELLTGLGALDRSGAITPHGRRMAGFGVHPRLAHMMLAGKAMGQGALACLVAALLGERDIVRSQPGFRDADLRLRVDLLRGEERGGQGAARGLSVDRGGAQQAVKQARQWRRQLGVRDDDAMDSNAVGILLALAYPDRIGQRRPGGQPGGVAAQYRLSGGRGAYFQETEPLSAEEWLAIADLDGAARESRIFLAAPVTLADLEESFADDIRTETIVAWDAREQTVLARRRRMLFALILKDEKLAKPPADAMTAAMIEGIRALGPACLPWTDELRKWRTRVMFLRAREGDAYDWPDLSDAALMDGLEEWLAPFLDGVSRRAHLERIDLSSALRALLPWELRTRLDAEAPTHVEVPSGSRIPIDYDGEEPVLAVRLQEMFGLAETPRIAGGRVPLLLHLLSPARRPVQVTRDLASFWANAYKAVKADLKGQYPKHYWPDNPLEAEPTARAKPRGR, encoded by the coding sequence ATGAGCAAGCCCGCCTTCCCCGCCCTTCCACCCCTTCCAATAGATCCCGTCCTTCCCGCCCTGCTGGAGGCGCTGGACCGCCGCGGCACCGCCGTGCTGCAGGCCCCGCCCGGCGCCGGCAAGACCACGCGGGTGCCGCTGGCCCTGCTGGAGGCCGGTTGGCTGAAGGGCCGCAAGATCCTGGTGCTGGAGCCGCGGCGCCTCGCCGCCCGCGCCGCCGCCCGCCGGATGGCGTCGATGCTGGGGGAGGCGGTGGGCGAGACTGTCGGCTACCGCGTGCGCCTCGACACCAAGGTCGGCCCGAAGACCCGGATCGAGGTGGTGACCGACGGCCTGTTCCTGCGCCAGCTTCAGGAGGACCCGGAGCTTCCCGCCGTCGGCGCCGTGCTGTTCGACGAGTTCCACGAGCGCGGCATCGACAGCGACCTCGCCCTTGCCCTGGTGCAGGAGGCGCGCGGCGCGTTGCGCGACGACCTGCGCCTTGTCGTGATGTCGGCGACGCTCGACGCCGCCCCCGTCGCCGCCCTGCTGGCCGACGCGGACGGCCCCGCCGCCATGGTGACCAGCGAGGGCCGCGCCTACCCGGTCGAGACCCGCCACCTCGACGCGCCAAGCCAAGGCACCCGCATCGAGGACGCCGTCGCCGCCGCCGTCCGCCGCGCGCTCCGCGAGGAGCCCGGCAACGCCCTGGTCTTCCTGCCCGGCGTCGGCGAGATCCGCCGCGTCCAGTCCCTGCTCGACCAGTCCGACCTGGGTCCGAACACCATCATCGCCCCGCTCTATGGCGACCTGTCGGCCGAGGCGCAGGACCGCGCCATCTCCCCCACACCGCCCGGTCAGCGCAAGATCGTGCTGGCGACCTCCATCGCCGAGACCAGCCTGACCATCGAGGGCATCCGCATCGTGGTGGACAGCGGGCTGATGCGGGTTCCGCGCTTCGACCCGCGCGGCGGCATGACCCGTCTGGCGACGGTGAAGGTCAGCCAGGCGTCGGCCGAGCAGCGCCGCGGCCGTGCCGGCCGGCTGGAGCCCGGCGTCTGTTACCGCCTGTGGCCGGAGGCGACGCACAAGGCGCTGGCCCCCTTCACCACGCCGGAGATCGCCGACGCCGACCTCGCCCCGCTGGCGCTGGAGCTTGCGGTGTGGGGAGTGTCCGACCCCGCCAGCCTGTCCTGGCTCGACCAGCCGCCGGCGGCGGCGATGGCCCAGGCGCGCGAGCTGCTGACCGGCCTCGGCGCCCTCGACCGGTCGGGTGCGATCACCCCGCATGGCCGCCGCATGGCCGGCTTCGGCGTGCATCCGCGTCTGGCCCACATGATGCTGGCCGGCAAGGCGATGGGCCAGGGCGCGCTCGCCTGTCTGGTCGCGGCGCTGCTGGGCGAGCGCGACATCGTCCGCAGCCAGCCCGGCTTCCGCGACGCCGACCTGCGCCTGCGCGTCGATCTGCTGCGCGGCGAGGAGCGCGGCGGCCAGGGTGCGGCGCGCGGCCTCAGCGTCGACCGCGGCGGGGCGCAGCAGGCGGTGAAGCAGGCCCGGCAGTGGCGCCGCCAGCTCGGCGTGCGCGACGACGACGCGATGGACTCCAACGCCGTCGGCATTCTGCTGGCGCTCGCCTATCCCGACCGCATCGGCCAGCGCCGCCCCGGCGGCCAACCCGGCGGGGTGGCGGCGCAGTATCGCCTGTCGGGCGGGCGCGGCGCCTATTTCCAGGAGACCGAGCCGCTGTCGGCCGAGGAGTGGCTCGCCATCGCCGACCTCGACGGCGCCGCCCGCGAGTCGCGCATCTTCCTGGCCGCTCCGGTCACGCTGGCCGATCTGGAGGAGAGCTTCGCCGACGACATCCGCACGGAGACCATCGTCGCCTGGGACGCGCGCGAGCAGACGGTGCTGGCGCGGCGGCGGCGCATGCTGTTCGCCCTGATCCTGAAGGACGAGAAGCTGGCCAAGCCGCCGGCCGACGCGATGACCGCCGCGATGATCGAGGGCATCCGCGCGCTGGGCCCCGCCTGCCTGCCCTGGACCGACGAGCTGCGCAAATGGCGCACCCGCGTGATGTTCCTGCGTGCCCGCGAGGGCGATGCTTACGACTGGCCCGACTTGTCCGACGCCGCCCTGATGGACGGTCTGGAGGAGTGGCTGGCCCCCTTCCTCGACGGCGTGTCGCGCCGCGCCCATCTGGAGCGCATCGACCTGTCGAGCGCCCTGCGCGCCCTGCTGCCCTGGGAGTTGCGGACCCGCCTGGACGCCGAGGCCCCGACCCATGTCGAGGTGCCGAGCGGCTCCCGCATCCCCATCGACTATGACGGCGAGGAGCCGGTGCTGGCGGTTCGCCTGCAGGAGATGTTCGGCCTTGCCGAGACCCCGCGCATCGCCGGCGGCCGGGTTCCGCTTCTGCTGCACCTGCTGTCCCCCGCCCGCCGCCCGGTCCAGGTCACCCGCGACCTCGCGAGCTTCTGGGCGAATGCCTACAAGGCGGTGAAGGCGGATTTGAAGGGCCA
- a CDS encoding ferritin-like domain-containing protein — translation MTDIHDAALFLAHACALEEDAANRFADLSEAMKTYGNQEVAAFFGQMAKFSRMHLAEARERSGFRQIPDLAPEDFQWPDGDSPEAASMEGSHYLMTVEYALELALDSERRGQAFYAEVAKTTTDSEVRMMAEEFAAEEAEHVAQLEVWAKRYPALQG, via the coding sequence ATGACCGATATCCACGACGCAGCCCTGTTCCTCGCCCACGCCTGCGCGCTGGAGGAGGACGCCGCCAACCGCTTCGCTGATTTGTCGGAGGCGATGAAGACCTATGGCAACCAGGAGGTCGCGGCCTTCTTCGGCCAGATGGCGAAATTCTCGCGCATGCATCTGGCCGAGGCGCGGGAACGGTCGGGCTTCCGCCAGATCCCCGATCTGGCGCCGGAAGACTTCCAATGGCCGGACGGCGACAGCCCGGAAGCGGCCTCGATGGAAGGCTCGCACTATCTGATGACGGTGGAATACGCGCTGGAGCTGGCGCTCGACAGCGAGCGGCGCGGGCAGGCCTTCTACGCCGAGGTGGCGAAGACCACCACCGATTCGGAAGTCCGCATGATGGCCGAGGAGTTCGCCGCCGAAGAGGCCGAGCATGTCGCCCAGCTGGAGGTGTGGGCCAAGCGCTATCCGGCGCTGCAGGGGTAA
- a CDS encoding HRDC domain-containing protein, which yields MSTEIRTFTIPDASAEEAQTQLSSFLRTVEVQRIETAYADGAWRVLVLFTDLRRKEESQQIEAAIAAALNGWRDKAAVQAGVTRDAVLSDDLVQEIARFAPTTEHELSIIMNARGLGAAPHGGEIVQVVRSTLDLLIDD from the coding sequence ATGAGCACCGAAATCCGCACCTTCACCATTCCCGACGCCTCCGCCGAAGAGGCGCAGACGCAGCTCTCCTCCTTCCTGCGGACGGTCGAGGTCCAGCGCATCGAGACCGCCTACGCCGACGGCGCGTGGCGCGTGCTGGTGCTGTTCACCGATCTCCGCCGCAAGGAGGAATCGCAGCAGATCGAGGCGGCCATCGCCGCCGCCCTGAACGGCTGGCGCGACAAGGCCGCGGTCCAGGCCGGGGTGACGCGCGACGCCGTGCTGTCGGACGATCTGGTGCAGGAGATCGCCCGCTTCGCCCCGACGACCGAGCATGAGCTGTCGATCATCATGAACGCCCGCGGCCTGGGCGCCGCGCCCCATGGCGGCGAGATCGTGCAGGTGGTGCGCTCGACGCTGGATTTGCTGATCGACGACTGA
- the frc gene encoding formyl-CoA transferase: protein MTKPLEGIKIIDFTHVQAGPACTQLLAWYGADVIKVERPGAGDVTRSQLRDIPDADALYFTMLNSNKRSLTLDTKTAEGKEVLTRLIKESDVLVENFGPGALDRMGFSWDKIRELNPGMIVASVKGFSDGHHYQDLKVYENVAQCAGGAASTTGFWDGPPTVSAAALGDSNTGMHLAIGILTALMARTKTGKGQKVAVSMQDSVLNLCRVKLRDQQRLDRIGYLEEYPQYPHGKFTDVVPRGGNAGGGGQPGWVLKCKGWETDPNAYIYFTIQGHAWAPICKALGREEWIDDPAYNTALARQDKIFDIFAIIEDWLKDKTKFEAVDILRKYDIPCAPVLSMKEIANDPSLRASGTVVEVDHKQRGKYLTVGSPIKFSDMSVEITGSPLLGEHTDEVLAQLGYSKDQIAAMHDAKVV from the coding sequence ATGACCAAGCCGCTTGAAGGCATCAAGATCATCGACTTCACCCATGTGCAGGCCGGCCCCGCCTGCACCCAGCTTCTGGCCTGGTACGGCGCCGACGTGATCAAGGTCGAACGTCCGGGCGCCGGCGACGTCACCCGCAGCCAGCTGCGCGACATCCCGGATGCCGACGCGCTCTATTTCACCATGCTGAACAGCAACAAGCGCTCCCTGACGCTGGACACCAAGACCGCCGAGGGCAAGGAAGTCCTGACCCGTCTGATCAAGGAATCCGACGTGCTGGTCGAGAATTTCGGCCCCGGCGCGCTCGACCGCATGGGTTTCAGCTGGGACAAGATCCGCGAGCTGAACCCCGGCATGATCGTCGCCTCGGTCAAGGGCTTCAGCGACGGCCACCATTACCAGGACCTGAAGGTCTATGAGAACGTCGCCCAGTGCGCCGGCGGCGCCGCCTCGACCACCGGTTTCTGGGACGGCCCGCCGACCGTGTCCGCCGCCGCTCTCGGCGACAGCAACACCGGCATGCATCTTGCCATCGGCATCCTGACCGCGCTGATGGCCCGCACCAAGACCGGCAAGGGCCAGAAGGTCGCCGTGTCGATGCAGGACAGCGTGCTGAACCTCTGCCGCGTCAAGCTGCGCGACCAGCAGCGCCTGGATCGCATCGGCTATCTGGAGGAATACCCGCAATACCCGCACGGCAAGTTCACCGACGTGGTTCCGCGCGGCGGCAATGCCGGCGGCGGCGGCCAGCCGGGCTGGGTTCTGAAGTGCAAGGGCTGGGAGACCGATCCCAACGCCTACATCTACTTCACCATCCAGGGCCATGCCTGGGCGCCGATCTGCAAGGCGCTGGGCCGCGAGGAGTGGATCGACGATCCGGCCTACAACACCGCGCTGGCCCGTCAGGACAAGATCTTCGACATCTTCGCGATCATCGAGGATTGGCTGAAGGACAAGACCAAGTTCGAGGCCGTCGACATCCTGCGCAAATACGACATCCCGTGCGCGCCGGTGCTGTCGATGAAGGAGATCGCCAACGACCCGTCGCTGCGCGCCAGCGGCACCGTCGTCGAGGTCGACCACAAGCAGCGCGGCAAGTACCTGACCGTCGGCAGCCCGATCAAGTTCTCCGACATGTCGGTCGAGATCACCGGCTCCCCGCTGCTCGGCGAGCACACCGACGAGGTCCTGGCCCAGCTCGGCTACAGCAAGGACCAGATCGCCGCCATGCACGACGCCAAGGTGGTCTGA
- a CDS encoding PAS domain-containing protein, with protein MEQATAGSPAVVDCEQLVAVIGDAVIVSDPAGAITLWNAAAERMFGFTADEAMGRSLDIIIPERQRQRHWDGYEKTMATGETRYGHDLLRVPAIHKDGHSLSIAFTVALLRGTDGAVTGIAAVVRDETARWTEERKLKRRLAELEAATAAG; from the coding sequence ATGGAACAGGCAACAGCGGGCTCGCCCGCGGTCGTCGATTGCGAACAGCTGGTGGCGGTGATCGGCGACGCCGTCATCGTGTCCGACCCGGCGGGTGCCATCACCCTGTGGAACGCGGCGGCGGAGCGGATGTTCGGCTTCACCGCCGACGAGGCGATGGGCAGGTCGCTCGACATCATCATTCCGGAACGCCAGCGCCAGCGTCATTGGGATGGCTATGAAAAGACCATGGCCACCGGCGAGACCCGCTACGGCCATGACCTGCTGCGGGTCCCGGCCATCCACAAGGACGGGCACAGCCTGTCGATTGCCTTCACCGTCGCGCTGTTGCGCGGGACCGACGGTGCGGTGACCGGAATCGCCGCCGTGGTGCGGGATGAAACCGCCCGCTGGACCGAGGAGCGGAAGCTGAAGCGCCGCCTTGCCGAACTCGAGGCGGCAACGGCCGCCGGCTGA
- a CDS encoding YopT-type cysteine protease domain-containing protein — protein MADFDSYCVAPFKQRSPVERLFPDDHEAMKGICFGLCIEWIKRHRTSKGEAPQKRIAYIDQDSTILHASIKQRLYSTELKFDLDLSSEQLGARNQAMGQAGLAVGQTRTQWMSATDPDSVKDVTKAIATATASPHTYHLVTLNFTQRGAAHATCCYKSGGKAFGLGSHLYFFDPNYGEFKASSGSAASLIAGLVDRYRHYESRSGATIDYRVKEFVVQSVSFA, from the coding sequence ATGGCCGATTTCGACAGCTATTGCGTGGCACCGTTCAAGCAACGCTCACCGGTCGAGCGGCTGTTTCCCGACGATCATGAAGCGATGAAGGGCATCTGCTTCGGCCTGTGCATCGAATGGATCAAGCGCCACCGCACCAGCAAGGGCGAGGCGCCGCAGAAGCGCATCGCCTACATCGACCAGGACAGCACGATTCTGCACGCCAGCATCAAGCAGCGTCTCTACAGCACGGAGCTGAAATTCGATCTGGACCTGTCATCGGAGCAGCTGGGCGCGCGCAACCAGGCGATGGGGCAGGCCGGACTCGCCGTTGGGCAGACGCGGACGCAATGGATGAGCGCGACCGATCCGGACAGCGTCAAGGATGTCACGAAGGCGATCGCCACCGCGACCGCCAGCCCGCATACCTATCACCTTGTCACCTTGAACTTCACGCAGCGCGGGGCGGCGCACGCCACCTGCTGCTACAAATCCGGCGGCAAGGCCTTCGGGCTGGGATCGCACCTGTACTTCTTCGACCCCAACTATGGCGAATTCAAAGCGTCGAGCGGCAGTGCCGCCAGCCTGATCGCCGGTTTGGTCGACCGCTACCGGCATTATGAATCGCGGAGCGGTGCGACCATCGATTACCGGGTCAAGGAATTCGTGGTCCAAAGCGTTTCCTTCGCCTGA
- the odhB gene encoding 2-oxoglutarate dehydrogenase complex dihydrolipoyllysine-residue succinyltransferase — MATDIKVPTLGESVSEATVARWLKKAGEAVAMDEALVELETDKVTLEVNAPAAGVLAEIVAPEGANVEVGALLGVLTEGASAGAAPAAAAPAPAAAAPAAAPAPAAAAPGNLAASGPAARKLADEKGIDGSSIAGSGKDGRVTKGDVLAAPAPAAKPAAPAPAPKVQWAAGTQGDRPRAAQEERVRMTRLRQRIAERLKEAQNSAAMLTTFNEVDMSAAIALRAEYKDYFEKRHKVRLGFMSFFVKAAVQALKEIPAVNAEIDGTDIVYKNYYDIGVAVGTPQGLVVPVVRDADKLDFAGVEGTIAALGKKGRDGKLSMDELTGGTFTISNGGVYGSLMSTPIINPPQSAILGMHKTMDRAVVVGGKIEIRPMMYLALSYDHRIIDGKEAVTFLVRIKELIEDPRRLLLDV; from the coding sequence ATGGCTACCGACATCAAGGTCCCCACGCTGGGTGAGTCCGTCTCCGAGGCGACGGTCGCCCGCTGGCTGAAGAAGGCCGGCGAGGCCGTCGCCATGGACGAGGCGCTGGTCGAGCTGGAGACCGACAAGGTCACGCTTGAGGTGAACGCGCCGGCCGCCGGCGTGCTGGCCGAGATCGTCGCTCCGGAAGGCGCGAACGTCGAGGTCGGCGCCCTGCTGGGCGTCCTCACCGAGGGTGCCAGCGCCGGGGCCGCCCCGGCTGCTGCCGCCCCGGCTCCCGCCGCTGCCGCTCCGGCCGCCGCCCCGGCCCCGGCCGCTGCCGCTCCGGGCAACCTGGCCGCTTCCGGCCCGGCCGCCCGCAAGCTGGCGGACGAGAAGGGCATCGACGGCTCGTCCATCGCCGGTTCGGGCAAGGATGGCCGCGTGACCAAGGGCGACGTGCTGGCGGCTCCGGCCCCGGCGGCCAAGCCGGCCGCTCCGGCCCCGGCGCCAAAGGTCCAGTGGGCCGCAGGCACCCAGGGCGACCGTCCGCGCGCCGCGCAGGAAGAGCGCGTCCGCATGACCCGCCTGCGTCAGCGCATCGCCGAGCGCCTGAAGGAGGCCCAGAACTCCGCCGCGATGCTGACCACCTTCAACGAGGTGGACATGTCGGCGGCGATCGCGCTCCGCGCCGAGTACAAGGACTATTTCGAAAAGCGCCACAAGGTGCGGCTCGGCTTCATGTCCTTCTTCGTCAAGGCCGCCGTCCAGGCGCTGAAGGAGATCCCGGCCGTCAACGCCGAGATCGACGGCACCGACATCGTCTACAAGAACTACTATGACATCGGCGTCGCCGTCGGCACGCCGCAGGGTCTGGTGGTTCCGGTCGTCCGCGACGCCGACAAGCTGGACTTCGCCGGCGTCGAGGGCACCATCGCCGCTCTCGGCAAGAAGGGCCGCGACGGCAAGCTGTCGATGGACGAGCTGACGGGGGGCACCTTCACCATCTCCAACGGTGGTGTCTACGGCTCGCTGATGTCGACCCCGATCATCAACCCGCCGCAGTCGGCCATCCTCGGCATGCACAAGACGATGGACCGCGCGGTCGTCGTCGGCGGCAAGATCGAGATCCGCCCGATGATGTATCTGGCGCTCTCCTACGACCACCGCATCATCGACGGCAAGGAAGCGGTGACCTTCCTGGTCCGCATCAAGGAGCTGATCGAGGATCCGCGCCGCCTGCTGCTGGACGTCTGA
- a CDS encoding 2-oxoglutarate dehydrogenase E1 component yields MSANLEQTSFLFGSNAGYVAELYASYLSNPAAVDPSWNSFFQDLDEDSRAVLDELRGASWTVSDLEDPKAKRDPVAESFIVAAPNGAANGAAAALTGPGNGAMLAHTQQVYGGISPQQLRAATLDSIRALMLIRVFRVRGHMNAHFDPLGLEKREPHPELDPATYGFGPDDLDRPIFLNYSLGLETATLRQILDILHKTYCGTIGVEFMHIQDPEEKAWIQERIEGGRNHTDFTVNGKRAILERLTAAEGFEKFLQLKYTGTKRFGLEGGESMIPALEQILKRGGQLGLREVVVGMAHRGRLNVLTNFMGKPFSAVFSEFQGNPSSPEDVQGSGDVKYHLGTSSDRDFNGNIVHLSLTANPSHLEWVNPVVLGKVRAKQQQRRDLEREQVMGVLIHGDAAFAGQGIVAETLGLSELRGYRTGGTMHFIINNQIGFTTNPTYSRSGVYCSDMAKMVQAPIFHVNGDDPEAVVHVSRIAIEFRQKFKRDVVIDMVCYRRHGHNEGDEPGFTQPIMYKNIRAHATTRELYARQLVSENVITQAEGDQITQDFMKKLEGEFEASSTYKPNKADWLEGKWAGLQAQGADSPHRGETGVDIDRLKQIGFKLCEYPKDFAINSKIARQLEAKKKTLETGEGIDWATAEALAYGTLVAEGTGVRLSGQDSGRGTFSHRHAVMYDQNTEEKYIPLCHVSPDQATFEVHDSPLSEAAVVGYEYGYSLAEPHNLVLWEAQFGDFANTAQTIIDQFISSGESKWLRMSGLVMLLPHGYEGQGPEHSSARPERFLQMCAEDNWQICNVTTPANLFHVFRRQIRRSFRKPLVLFTPKSLLRHKLCISDLSEMGPGSTFHRVLGETANDLAANDKIRRIVVCSGKVYYDLLQERMSRGIKDVVILRLEQLYPFPKDALAAEFAKYPNAELVWCQEEPENQGAWHFADRRLEGVLKDVGHKAGRPSYVGRPATASPATGLLKRHNQEQAKLLDQALTVR; encoded by the coding sequence ATGTCGGCAAATCTGGAACAGACCTCGTTCCTCTTCGGCTCGAACGCCGGTTACGTCGCCGAACTCTACGCCAGCTACCTGTCCAACCCGGCCGCTGTCGATCCCAGCTGGAACAGCTTCTTCCAGGATCTGGACGAGGATTCGCGCGCCGTCCTGGACGAGCTGCGCGGCGCGTCCTGGACCGTGTCCGATCTGGAGGACCCCAAGGCCAAGCGCGACCCGGTCGCCGAGAGCTTCATCGTCGCCGCCCCCAACGGTGCCGCCAACGGCGCCGCCGCCGCGCTGACCGGCCCCGGCAACGGCGCCATGCTGGCCCACACCCAGCAGGTCTATGGCGGCATCAGCCCGCAGCAGCTGCGCGCCGCCACGCTGGACAGCATCCGCGCCCTGATGCTGATCCGCGTCTTCCGCGTCCGCGGCCACATGAACGCGCATTTCGACCCGCTGGGCCTGGAAAAGCGTGAGCCGCACCCGGAACTGGATCCGGCGACCTACGGCTTCGGCCCGGACGACCTCGACCGCCCGATCTTCCTGAACTACTCGCTCGGCCTGGAAACGGCGACGCTGCGCCAGATCCTCGACATCCTGCACAAGACCTATTGCGGGACGATCGGCGTCGAGTTCATGCACATCCAGGACCCGGAAGAGAAGGCCTGGATCCAGGAGCGCATCGAGGGCGGCCGCAACCACACCGACTTCACGGTGAACGGCAAGCGCGCCATCCTGGAGCGCCTGACCGCGGCCGAGGGCTTCGAGAAGTTCCTGCAGCTGAAATACACCGGCACCAAGCGCTTCGGCCTTGAGGGCGGCGAGTCGATGATCCCCGCGCTGGAGCAGATCCTGAAGCGCGGCGGCCAGCTCGGCCTCCGGGAAGTGGTGGTCGGCATGGCCCACCGCGGCCGTCTGAACGTGCTGACCAACTTCATGGGCAAGCCCTTCTCCGCCGTCTTCTCGGAGTTCCAGGGCAACCCGTCGAGCCCCGAGGACGTCCAGGGCTCCGGCGACGTGAAGTACCATCTCGGCACCTCGTCGGACCGCGACTTCAACGGCAACATCGTCCACCTGTCGCTGACCGCCAACCCGTCCCACCTGGAATGGGTCAACCCGGTCGTGCTGGGCAAGGTGCGCGCCAAGCAGCAGCAGCGCCGCGACCTGGAGCGCGAGCAGGTGATGGGCGTGCTGATCCACGGCGACGCCGCCTTCGCCGGCCAGGGCATCGTGGCCGAGACGCTGGGCCTGTCGGAGCTGCGCGGCTACCGCACCGGCGGCACCATGCACTTCATCATCAACAACCAGATCGGCTTCACCACCAACCCGACCTATTCGCGGTCGGGCGTGTACTGCTCCGACATGGCCAAGATGGTGCAGGCGCCGATCTTCCATGTGAACGGCGACGATCCCGAAGCCGTCGTGCATGTCAGCCGCATCGCCATCGAGTTCCGCCAGAAGTTCAAGCGGGACGTCGTGATCGACATGGTCTGCTACCGCCGCCACGGCCACAACGAGGGCGACGAGCCGGGCTTCACCCAGCCGATCATGTACAAGAACATCCGCGCCCACGCGACCACGCGCGAGCTGTACGCCCGGCAGCTGGTGAGCGAGAACGTCATCACCCAGGCCGAGGGCGACCAGATCACCCAGGACTTCATGAAGAAGCTGGAGGGTGAGTTCGAGGCGTCCAGCACCTACAAGCCGAACAAGGCCGACTGGCTGGAAGGCAAGTGGGCCGGCCTGCAGGCGCAGGGTGCCGATTCGCCCCACCGCGGCGAGACCGGCGTGGACATCGACAGGCTGAAGCAGATCGGCTTCAAGCTCTGCGAGTACCCGAAGGACTTCGCGATCAACTCCAAGATCGCGCGCCAGCTGGAAGCCAAGAAGAAGACGCTGGAAACCGGCGAGGGCATCGACTGGGCGACCGCCGAGGCGCTGGCCTACGGCACGCTGGTCGCCGAGGGCACCGGTGTCCGCCTGTCGGGCCAGGATTCCGGCCGCGGCACCTTCTCGCACCGCCATGCGGTGATGTACGACCAGAACACCGAAGAGAAGTACATCCCGCTCTGCCACGTCAGCCCGGATCAGGCGACCTTCGAGGTCCATGACAGCCCGCTGTCGGAAGCCGCGGTCGTCGGCTACGAGTACGGCTATTCGCTGGCCGAGCCGCACAATCTGGTGCTGTGGGAGGCGCAGTTCGGCGACTTCGCCAACACCGCCCAGACCATCATCGACCAGTTCATCTCGTCGGGCGAGTCCAAGTGGCTGCGCATGTCCGGCCTGGTGATGCTGCTGCCGCACGGCTACGAGGGCCAGGGGCCGGAACACTCGTCCGCCCGTCCGGAACGCTTCCTGCAGATGTGCGCCGAGGACAACTGGCAGATCTGCAACGTGACGACGCCGGCCAACCTGTTCCACGTCTTCCGCCGCCAGATCCGCCGCAGCTTCCGCAAGCCGCTGGTCCTGTTCACGCCGAAGTCGCTGCTGCGCCACAAGCTGTGCATCTCCGACCTGTCGGAGATGGGTCCGGGCAGCACCTTCCACCGCGTGCTGGGCGAGACCGCCAACGATCTGGCCGCCAACGACAAGATCCGCCGCATCGTGGTGTGCTCCGGCAAGGTCTATTACGACCTGCTGCAGGAGCGCATGAGCCGCGGCATCAAGGACGTGGTCATCCTGCGCCTGGAACAGCTCTACCCGTTCCCGAAGGACGCGCTGGCGGCCGAATTCGCCAAGTATCCGAACGCCGAGCTGGTCTGGTGCCAGGAAGAGCCGGAGAACCAGGGCGCCTGGCATTTCGCCGACCGCCGCCTGGAAGGCGTGCTGAAGGACGTCGGCCACAAGGCCGGCCGCCCGTCCTATGTCGGCCGCCCGGCCACCGCCTCGCCGGCCACCGGCCTGCTGAAGCGTCACAACCAGGAGCAGGCCAAGCTCCTGGATCAGGCCCTGACGGTCCGCTGA